TTCAAGGGCCAATTCATTCAACTTTTAGCAAAAGTAGGCTCACCTGCTACAACAACAACTGTAAGAACATCCCCAATTCTCTTCAGTGTCGACACACTCTTCTTATAAGATTTAAAACGACTTAACGAAGGGTCCTTTGCCAAGAGCTGCAGGGTGTAATCCATATCAACACGATGTCAAGTATGCACAAAAGCATCACATGTAAGAACACACGCACGtgaataaatattaaaaagatCTGATGACTTCTAATCCTCCCCAATCCATGTCATAAAATACGGAACTGATTAAAGGATTAGAATCATTAGATTATAAGTAATCACCAATAATCAAAACCCAATTTCCGTATCCAATGTAATTACTCAGTAGCTAAACATAAAAATccgttttaaaaaaatttcttgaaaatCACGATCAAGAAGGTTTAAAACAGACCAACATTCCGAATCATTTCAAATAATATTCTTCCCCTCTGCAATTCCATCAATTAACATGGGCCAACTCAAAGAAGATGCAATGGCAACTATAAAACCCCAAAACACTACCTCATGGAATTATGAGCTGAACTAAATGCTCGAAGTTGAAATTATCAAAGCGGGTCAAAAGAGTAAAAATGAAAAGAATCAAAAGGGCGTATATATTTATTATCAAGAAAGTCGAACTCAGAAAGAAATACAGTAAAAGGGAAAACTCACAGCTTTCTCACGATCCCCAAGTTCAACATGAAATGCTCGTGTTGGCACAGCCATGGAAGCCTGTGTCTTCTGCTTTAATCAGAGGACAATTTTCATAGACCGAATTAGATAGAGCTATGAACAAATCAAGCAAAGACCCAACAAAGATCTATACACGTATAAAATGTTTATATTCTTTAATACCTGATAAGATCGGAAGTGGTTCACAAGGCTACTTTGTCCAAGGAAAAAGGCCATCTCTTCAATCTCTCACTGATTTTCAGACtgaagaacaaaaataaaaacaataagttAGCTGCTGGGTGGGGATTGTCGATTGTCGACCAAAGGAAAACGCCAATAGGGCTTTAATTTTCTCACTAAAATTATTCAACTCCTACGTTTTTGTAGGGCGGGCCCGGCCTGGACTGAATTTGGATATCCTTAGGTTAACTTccgattaaaattttaatagtagaaattaatatttttaatttaagtttgtttataaaatattataatatttaaaacatttattatttcTGGAATAATAAATAAGAAATTAGAGTCAATTCAAATTCAGTCTGAATAAAATTTTCCATTATGTTCagttaaataattataaagaaaGGTTAAGAAAAAATACAtattttgtttaaataattaaaattagtaAAGGGAAGAAAAATTTACTATAATGaatttttatttcacattttaatcccaaaATAGAGTTTTTCATACAGCAAAATGTATTTtctcttaaataaaaaaatatttatccaAACAAAGAAAATATCATATTTTCTCTTACTTTCCATTTATTTCCCTCGTTTTAGgcttaaatcataaaattatatttaatatattttctttaatttagtACGTAAGTACCTAAATTATACGAAAGAGTACATgtgttttcaacctttttttccATTATCATTAATAAGTTAATTAATACATAAGATTGCCTATAGCAAACAAGAAAAGAGCTGAACGATGAGATACTAGGTGCCTATATACTTGTTTTTCCACAGATTTTATGGTCAAGACTCACTTGAACTCATTTTATTAAACCGGAAAAGAAAGCTGATATACAAAAAATGCAATAAATTTGCAGCTATCAAACAAAAGCATTTCATTCATGCATGGTCCATGCTTCCACTGAAGCAACAGTGATAATTTACAACTAAAAATCTACGAAATTCTGTGTTGCCcatcaatataatatttacagtGTAATATGATACAGAGTACTGCATTTCTGACCTCCACCAAGGATTTGTAAACAAGCAGCTGTATGGTGTAAACCTAGGATACTTCAACCTCTTCAATTCTATAACCAACCAAAATTCAATAAGGCAGCACTTGGCTCCCCCCTACTATTTCCCACTGCACCTGCAAAAGTATTAAAGTCCAGTGCCATATCTCAGACCTAGAAATTTTTCTTTAACTTTTCTTTTGATAGAGAACCACTTCAGTACACTAAAAACCTTGGTCCATCTCGTCTTCGCTGGGTCAGCAACTGTACGTTGCACAAGGAATCCGTCAACAGCAGTTTGTAGATCCGCTTGTGATTCCAAACCAAGGCCCTGGGAATGAAGATCACCATCAAAATATCCAAGATGATCCTCGTCACCAAAAGTCTGAGAAATATCTGCGTCACACGTTAGGGAATTATTGACTTGGCCAGGATAACTCAATGTTTGGTCATATCTAAGATCCGGGTTTTCGATACCATGCAGGGCATAATCCTCCAATCCACCCATACCCCAAACTGAATAGATGGTTGAGATGATATCGGGAGAAGAAGCACTTGTTTGAGCATAATCATATCCATCCATCTTTTGAGAAGCCAAAACCTTGCTACCATTAGAATTCTCTGTCTTGGCTGAGTTTGTGCAAGGAATCTTAGCTAATTTTGAACAACTACTTATGAGAGAGGCTTCGTCGTCAAACGAGATAACTTCTGCCCAATGTTCAAATGCAGAAATTACCAAGTTCTGAGCTTCAATCTAATGGGCAAGCAGATAATCAGAAGCCATTAATGAAAGGAGTGAAGAAAtgcaaagaaataataataataagattagaTAAGGGAAGTTTTACCTTCTCAGTTTCTGATAGCTTATCAGTTGTAAGGTACTGGCATTCTGAAAGTAGTCCTGTCAATTGTCCCACAACGTTGAAGATCACACCAGATTTCTGTTGAGAACCAGGAGGGCAATACACGTGCCTCCTCTTATCAAGCACACATGTTCGAGCATGCTCCACAGTGATTTCCCACATCTTAGCAGACATACCGGTGCCGAGGATCTGCATATATCTCATGAAACAAATATTgctttcttttagcattttggcaTCATCAAAATACTACCTTTAAGCATCAAAGCTGCTTAAATTGGTGTCAAATAGTCAACATGTAACCTGGTGAAGCTTCGGCAAAGCATGGATATCTTAGAGATGCTAAGTTACATTTAATTTCCAAATTTATATCATTGTTCAATTATTTGCTGATAAAAGAATATCCTTGGTGCAGTAGCAAAACTAAACTTTAATCAATGCAGGCATAGGGTCCCGTAAGTAAACTGCATAAAGTTGGAAGTAATATGAAACAAATGTCCAAGGAACCTTTTACGTTATATTTTTCATAAATGAATTTGTGTGATCTAATCCTGTAACATTCACAGCACAGTTCCTTCTCAAAAGCTAACCAAACATGCTTAAGTTCAATGAGTACTTAAAACTGATTAAACTCCAAGTTTCACAAAAAGAGATATAAAGCAGAAGAATCTCACATGTCGAAGCCTTGGAGGATTTATACAGAGCATGGTCAAGAAATCCTTAACAGTGTTGATATTTTCCCGACTCAAGCGCTTATGGAAAGCCCCATCTTTGCCAATTTTCTCTAATCTCCATACTTCATCAGAAAGAGATGGAGGATGATGCTTCTTGTATACTGCAACCAGAAACCAAAGTTCAAAACATGTTTCTTTAACAACTTCTGAAGAAAACAAGTTCTAAGAaaacagaaaaaaataaaaagaaaaagaaagggctAACTTTCCAGCACTCCAAATATCAACCTCCCCATTTTTTTTCTAGTTGTTCTTGGAACCCAGAGACTAATATTGCTCTTCACAGTCTAAGACTATACTAAAAGTGAAGAAAGTTAGAAGTGACCAATAAATTATAGTTAATTCAACATCTTGGTAACATCAACATTGTGGAGTGATTGTCTATATGTATCAAATATGAATTATAGCAATATAGAACTTGTATTTCAAGTTTTGAACACTATAGAACTTGTATTTCAAGTTTTGAACACTGTACTAACCAACACTGCTCAAAGGTACAAGCATCCATTTAGCCTGAAATTATTCTACATCTTATCAACATATTAATTTAAGCAGAAATTTGCTACACAATAAATAGATACATGTTCATCAAAAATGGATTTAATCAAGTTCTTACATTCTCCACGGTGATCCCTGACAATGAAGGATTCTGTCTTTGCTTCTCTTACTCTAGTTCCACCAGAGCCATCCACAACTCTAGCACCAAGTCTGAAACGACGGCATCTAGTCCAGCTTGAATTATCTGTAAATGAAATCTCACCCACTAAACCTATGCCCTCGGTGAGAGTTAGAAATGAATCTCCGGTAAGAAGAGGTTTCTTTCCTTCTCTCTCTTTTACAATGTTATTGTTAAACTCTTCAACCGCCCAGTTGTCCTCCTCATCGCCATCAAAATCTCCCTCAAGGACTACAACTTCTACTTTGGCAGAAGACTCCGGACCAGAGGTAACTATTTGTCCAGTAAGAGCATCAACGATAGCCACTTTTATGGTGGAACAATCTTCTGCCTCGATTCGAGCTCCAGTGAACACAGGAAGGGAGAGATTATTTAAGAATTGGAGTTGTAAGCTTCTTGACTCGGAAGAATTTACCTCCTTCCCACCATTCCTTAAAACAAACAAGGAGTGTTACCATGTGGTTTAGTATAAACAAACAAGTTAACACAGCTCTGGAAGAAAATATTTCTAATTCatacttttttttcttccttctttgaATTGAATTCATACCTTTTCATATTATTCAAATGCTTTCTAAGAGCCAATTCAACTTCTTCTTTGACCTACAAAACAGAGGATTGGTAATTTACATCCAAttcttaatatatttaattactttttaaaaagTATTGTGCAGCAAAACACCAGTAAAAGAATGGGAGCTTGGTACAAATAGATATGAAATTCAAGTTTTTGCTCCATTTTCCTGAAAAAGCTTTGAAATTAGATGCCAGACATCATGACAAGGGTGTTTACGAAGAAATAACAAAAATAtcagaataaataaaaatacaacccTACTTGACAGCATGTCCAGTTGTCCACCCACAgaagcaaaaaaagaaaaattcatgCTCCAAACGATTACAAAGATGTATAAAACAGTTGACTGAAGAAGCGGAAAGAATTTGTTGAATGAACTGAAAAGCATTTAAGACAGTCTATAAAACAGACTTAGAGTTGAATCAAGATTGAAACACAGGACGCTGATAAAAGTAATTGTCAGTAGGCAGTAAAGGACATGGGACATGGGACATGGTAGTTTTATGATTTCAATTATTGAGAGGCATCATCCCCTATTCTTACTAGGGGTGAAGCCAGGGATTTTATATTGGGCGGATGAGATAAAGAAAAGACCCAATTATAAGTTTTTAGAGGGCCGATTTCCTTTTACTATTTtttcattataaaatattaaaacttcaaatatttcaaagcaatctGAAGGAAGGGACTGAATAGAAAAGAACGGGCATATAGTATCAATGCATACTTTAAATTTCATGGTTGAATGAGAAAACCTGACaagattttaattgaaaaaaggGCTGAAAAAAACAGAATACAGAATTGAAGAAATAACATGATCAAAGGAAGAAACATACCACCCTACGAATCAATGGCTCCAAAACTGGCTCCAGCAAATGTTGGACAGACTGCAACTTCATCACCTCCTGAACCACACTGGCATAGTTTACAAATAGATTAGCAGCCTAAAGAAACAGAATAAATAATGCATAATTTTACATCGATTATTATTACCAATTATCACATACATCAAATAATCACAGGTAAGATTCATCTACATAAAGAATGAAAATGTATTCGAGGAATATTGCTCCATTACCAACACCAAAAGCACCAAAACTACTTCTAGGACCATGCAAACCATTTCTTTTCTCATATTTTTAGTTGTCAAATTTATGTAGCAACTTTGTTTTGAATAAAAGCTAATGGCAACTCAACACTCTATGGTAAAATAGCCAAATATGTTTGCCTCCTCATATGTATTGAAAAGCATGTATATCCGCCATAACAGCTTTAGAACATCTCCCACTCTCCTAACATATCATTCAATAGAAAAAACCCCATAACCCTGATGAAAGCTCATGGATGTCCACTACAACAAATTGCAAGAAAATAAAGTCCAAGGAGCAATCGACTCAATTaagtgaaaaataaaaagagTAATTCAGTTCTCTAATTAGTTTCAAAATTTGCAGagaattttaatcattttacaaATTGGGAAGACATATTTAATCAAGAACTTTGGTAAGCAAGTAATAAACCCAGTAAAAATATCACTCTTCCATTCTGAACTTCAATCATATTAAACACATGAATTATACCAAACAAGGAAAATccaatttgtttcaaaatataaGCAAGAATAGGAAAACAGGAAAGGGAAGGGGAATACTTTCTCAAGGTTGGAACCCTTCTCCGTTTATCTTGATCAGGACTGTTCCCTTCAGACGGTCGAGCCTTACCATCCTCCTGGGGCCTTTTCTGTGACATTAATACTACTAACTCCAACAACAAAAACACCCCAAAAGCTAAGCAGTATCGATGGCGGGAAACGATTAGGTTCATTTAACAAACACCTAGacgacaacaacaacaacaacagccAAAGAACCCACCATGCGCCACttcaataataaaatgaaattatgaaaCAGCCCGGGGGAgttaacatatacatatataagctaCTCATTCATAAACACTGCTAATCAAATGAGTAAAatccaaaagaataaaaataaaaagtaaaggcAAAAGCAACCTAGCACTTTAATCTCACTTTCCTATCCATTGCCTGAATTTGGCGGAATCTGGGATGCTTCTTCGCCGCAAAactcttttcattttattattatcttttttctctctttcctTTCTTCGAGTTTAACTGCAATGCCAAAGGTTGCTGTATATGCTGTGTCTGCAAGCAAGGATTTTTGTCCGTAACATGGGACCCGACAAACCGCGTTTTGGACTAGATTTGAGGGGTGGGGTCCACATAATAATACGCATTTTCCATCCATTTCGTTCCGACCCTATCTAAATCTAATCTAAGCGTGTAATGGAATTtgactttaatttcaattttaattttacgATAAAATATTTCTTACATTTTATACATACAACACCCCGTACGTAAAAaagtttatataatatatttattaattttgatataatactaattaaatatgattttattttaaatggtaaaattaagttattaaaaattataatatttaggtTTGAATCAAGTAAAAATATCAATATTAAAAGTTAGATTATATTTtgtctttttattaaaaataaattaattaatttttatatgttagaAAAAGTGTAATTTGACTTTTTCGTTAAAAATTATCCATATATGTTGTTAAGTgatgatttaaattttaaaatttcttatgTAAGTAATATTAAATTCAATGATGAGTAGCATTAGGTAAAAAATATTAAGATTCATGTTGCATTTTTCTATTTCTACTCAAAATGGGTAAATTAGTGCAAATTAATCATCTATTAAAATTTACATTTATATCTACTCTTAAATTTTGATGTGGTTGAGAGAAAAGCCTAACTACTGACCTTGTGAtgtgataatattttaaaaattaaagtaacctaaaaataaatatttgttatagttataattataattatttaaaaactaCATTCAAGAAGAATTGGACAAATGATTTTTCTAATTCATCTtagatataattttttaaaattataaaacataaataattatttaaaaattattaaaagttacaaaaatttgaaaagttttaaataatttttatagtgttttataattatttaataataataatattattattattattaaaagtatgACTAAATTGATGTAATGTATTAATGGAGTCTTAATTCAACTGTGAAATTACCATAATCTCATCCTTTTACAAAAtaacaattattattttgagagttttatttttttatactttaatAAATCTAGGAAATTATATACACATTATAGGAATCACAAAATTTGTATCCAAAATATCATAGCCTTCACTATTTAACTTTATCATTTCCATTAAAgtcatttttatttctatttctaatttttataaatgtatttttaagatctagttttatttaattttggctttatttttgcATAACCaaacaaatttttatattttaatttatatttaaattcaaatcATGCGtaatctttaatttaatttacacTTAAAAGGTAAacataaattacttaaaattttaacataaattgctttttatttaaaataaaaatttactcgtCTACAAATAAAaagattataaattatttaaatttaaaaatataaaaattatttaaattaaattataaaattctcattttcgataattttacctttaaaattaaattagattaaatGGTTTTGTCTGGGAAGGAAAAGTTGTGGAGTCCActgattttttagaattttatggttcggtttttattttggaaaatttttttccttcttattaattataaaaaattacaatGACGAGTCGTATTGTTATTTCAGAAAAAATCATAATAATTCtctataaaaatacaataaagataaatgagttaatttttatataattttattttcttaaaagttaaattattGATTTCATTTTCATGGATACATCATTCATTTTATAACATtatctttaatatattttaaaattaaattgatatcaGATATTAAACTTAGTGAAAAGCATTGTAATAGCAATAATGGGTATTTACGTGACGTGACACGTGCATAGTTTTAGTCCATGTAAAATATTGATGGATGCCAAGCTAGCTTATCAAATCAGATCGAAATATTTGATACtaattttatttatcttatttataaGGTGTAAATTTTCCCCATCCACGTATTTTCGCCTACATATTTAAAATAAACGACAAGCTTATTGGTAGtatctttgaaaaaaaaaaaagagagtactTTTTAGTTCATTGGACATTTAAATCAAACATTTTTGTTTTAAACATTATTGGAGTAACATAATGtaattttaagtaaaaatttgAGTGATCAATCGCTGCAATACTTTCTTCCATTGAACAATAATGGAAGTATTACGGCTGCACATCCGTCGGAAGTTTTCGGTGCTGGTGTTCAGGTCCAGCAATTCTTCCTTGTTGTTCAGCTTCTTAATAAACCGTCTAACTTCATTTTACTGCAGAAGACGGTTAATTTGGAGCTCTGGAGTTGAAATATATGGGCATAAATATTTATCTTATACAATTTTCATCTTTGGAGGCTTATGATTAGGTGTTGGACCATTGGCCGTGGCACATTCGAAATAAACGAATGCTTGTTCGTAAATGTGAACCAAGTATAAAACGACCTGATTTTTATTTGCATAAATTGCCAGTGTGGGTACATCTTAGTCATATTCCATTAGAGCTATGTTATGTTGCCAGGGCCATTGGCGTTCCATTATACATGGACACAATTACAGCCGGACAATCTAGATTAGTCTATGCGAAAGTTTGTGTAGAAATTGATGCAAATCAGATTATTCCTAGAATAATTGATATAGTCCTTAAGGATAGCTCAACCAGAATATTGTGGGTTGAGGTGCCATGGATACCACAGCGTTGTTCAAAGTTTTCAATTTTTGGGCATGTTGACAAAGCTTGCCCCAAAAAGCTAAAGGACAATAATAAGGTGCAGGTTTCTAAGGTTAGTAGTTGAGGGTTGAAATAGATGAAGGTAAGTCGGAGTCTGAAGTGCAATATGTTATTCTATCTAATGTAAGTTTGGTTGATGGAGTCTCTCTAAATAATGGAGCTCATACTGAAATTGATTTGGGTGTACAAGCAAAGGGTAAGCACAAGTTATCTAGTAGTTCACAAGTAAAGGGCAAGGGTGTCCTATTAGGTTCAACCAACAGATTTGCTTTGTTAGAAGACAACCAATTAGCCCAGGACTTCAGCGAGCATGAAttggatgagggagaagaaaaTTCTCTAGAGCAGCTGCTTCTGCGGTGGCCAATTTGATGAAAGTTCTCAAACCAAAAAGGAAAAAATCAAGTTGATAGAGGGAAAAAGGGTAATAAGGCAGTAGTATCTACCTTAGGAGGTCTTCCATCAACCTCTGAATTTAGTGGGTAATTTGGATGTTTGAGGAATGAATCATTCCTCTAAACTGAAGAACATTGCAGATTGAAATTTTTTGCTTAAAGTTGATATTGTATGTTTATTGGAGACAAGGGTTAAGCATAGTAATGCGCAAGTGATTGTTGATGCGTGGTTTCAAGGGTAGGGATTTTTACGTACTTACGGTGTGGCTGAAAATGGAAGGATATGGATTATTTGGAGAAATAATGTTCGATAGAAGCTAGTGGCAGTTTCTGATCGAAGTATTACTTGTAGTTTTCAAGCATATTCTAAGCAGGGTTATTTTACAGCAATCTATGGGAGAAATGAGAGTAGAGAAAGATGCAGATTTTGGGAACATTTGAAGGACATTCAACAAGGTGTTGGGGGTAATCCATGGTTATTAGCTGGTGATTTTAATGTTATTGCTGACATTAAGGAGAGTTTGGGATCTCAATGCAGCGGTCAATTGATGAGGGATATAGAAGAGTTTCTTAAATGCATTAATGGTTTGGAATTGCAGGATCATTCATACTTTGGTCCAACTTACACTTTGTCAAATTTACAAAAGGAGAGTTATTTAGCTAGAAAACTGGACAGTGATGATTAATGGAGAATGATTTAATGCTTTTGCCCATTCTTTTGTTGAGTTTCTGCCACCTCAGATTCAGATAATCGTTTAGCTATTCTGGTTTCGGATAGAGAGGAGTTGCCACATCCGAAgcctttttaaaattttcaatttttggatAAAAAATACTGAGTTTTTGCACATTGTGGAAAGTTCTTTGAAGGTGCCAGTTGAGGGTAATCCTATAACCAGATTATTCCTAAGGTTAAAGAGACTCAAGGTGGAATCGAGGAAGTTAAATGCAGCATGTTATGAtgatattttaataaggtttCCGAAGGTTAAAAAATGCTTGAGGAAGTACAATTGCTTACTTTGGGGGACAATGTTGATCTTGTATTGGTGGAGCAATTAACGTATCTGTCTAAGCAGTAGAGGGACCTTCTTGCAACAGAGGAAAGTTACTATAGGCAAAGATCTAGGATTATATGGATTAGGGAGGGGGATCAGAACACCCATGTCTTCCTTAGTGCAGTAAAAAGTAGAAATGGTAGAAGCTCAATAAAAGTTTTAATGAATGATTGTAgtagccaattttggcccagataaataaacacaaataaaatAGTCTAAAttaaaagtccatttacaaacaAAGTTATCAACCCAATTAtagaccaaaaaaattaaaaccctaaaaaCTCAACTAGCCCAATATCCTAAAATTTTTCAGCAACCAACCTTAGGTACCAAGACCTTCAGCCGCCGCATACCCCTCAACCTTGGCCACCACGCCCCACGCATGCCCCTCAGCCTTGGTCACCACGCTCCACGCGTCTGACACTCCTATACCCTGCAAACACAAACAACAAGAAACAGCAGCAACAACAGAGGCCAAGTAGCAGAAGAAACAAGAGCAAAAAgacaaaaaatagaaaataaaagtctTGTAACTTGGCTTTAAAAGCCAGAACCTGGTCATTgaaatttcttcttctttttttacaaAAGCTTTTTACACACACATCAgtaaaaaattagaaaaacaaAATCAAGAAAGGTTGATTTTAGTCTCTACTTGTTCGGTTTCTTTTtgttcaatttatttttttttatctttttattttcattacaaatctattttaaatagaaaaattaataaaaagaaaacaaaaagaggaGAACCTTACCCGAACGCCCCGTGGTCGGCCATTGGAGTTCTCCTCTCCATCGCTGAAGTCGATttcaagaaagaaaaaggggCCTTTCTTTCATATATCGTTTTTTTGAGGGGGGTTTTGAGGAGGCTCGGTTTTCAAACTCTTTAAACGGAGGTGAAAAACCCTCCTTTTCACATGCCTTCAACCACCGTCCATGGTGGCCTTAACGGCGGCGGCGATGATGGGTATGAAGCCCTAGCTAAAAAGAGAGAAATGGAGGAGAAAAGGGGAAGGAGAGAAAGCAAAAAAACtttctgttttctttaaaaaaaagggggggctggaaacacaaaataaaaaaaaaagagttttaagtttttaaaaaaaaaaagaggcctGCACTTTAACCCGTTTATCAGGCCTAATATGTGCCTTTTAATTGAAAATGGGAGAATTTTGCATTAGGTCCTTCCCATTTGCGCAAACATTCAATCAtgcctcatttatttcatttctttttaatttggcTTTGACACTTATGTATATTAGCATTTCGGTcccatttctttttattttattattttcgccCTAAATTTCTGTCTAGAGTTCAAATTAGCCCCTTTTCGtccttttcttttatattttattttattatttaacattatggtattataattgtattttattttcttgcatattatttactattattattattaccttcattccattattattattgctattgctatttttttttggtttttatatttttatttatattagtcttagtatcattattattattattattattatctccattacaattattattattattattcttttgttatattactattattgttatattatcactatttttcttactattattattactacaaCTATTATTACTatgattatattttcttttaataccCATTTGCTTATTACCTCATTGATTTTATATCATtactattataataattattatcattacttttcattgttatatatatatattttttcttttctctgttttattactattattaatatcattattactattatttttatttctatttttatttttattaacatattttttaccatattattatttcctttttataCATATCATTATTGATATTAacatatactattattattaatgtactattattttctatttattactattattaatattttttttcttttctttagtgctatcactattattatattatttgtcTTATTAATGTACTGTTACTATTTCCCACTTagctattattactattattatttttactattataattattattaatcttttattATTCTCTTACATTGCCTGTTTGTTTTACTCCTCTATTTCTAATCTCATTATTCTTATTATGCATTTATTTTTATTCGTTATGTTCATTGATATCGAAATTCATATTTGTTTGTTCATTTTCGCTATTCCACTTTACcacttaatttatattaattacccaactaaaataattctttcataaaggcaatattcggtgttcgaAATTCGGGGAAACGTGCCCTAatttattgggtttcgattttcctcgttcatcctaattaaccgaatatcc
This window of the Gossypium arboreum isolate Shixiya-1 chromosome 12, ASM2569848v2, whole genome shotgun sequence genome carries:
- the LOC108479553 gene encoding calmodulin-binding protein 60 A isoform X3 yields the protein MSQKRPQEDGKARPSEGNSPDQDKRRRVPTLRNVVQEVMKLQSVQHLLEPVLEPLIRRVVKEEVELALRKHLNNMKRNGGKEVNSSESRSLQLQFLNNLSLPVFTGARIEAEDCSTIKVAIVDALTGQIVTSGPESSAKVEVVVLEGDFDGDEEDNWAVEEFNNNIVKEREGKKPLLTGDSFLTLTEGIGLVGEISFTDNSSWTRCRRFRLGARVVDGSGGTRVREAKTESFIVRDHRGELYKKHHPPSLSDEVWRLEKIGKDGAFHKRLSRENINTVKDFLTMLCINPPRLRHILGTGMSAKMWEITVEHARTCVLDKRRHVYCPPGSQQKSGVIFNVVGQLTGLLSECQYLTTDKLSETEKIEAQNLVISAFEHWAEVISFDDEASLISSCSKLAKIPCTNSAKTENSNGSKVLASQKMDGYDYAQTSASSPDIISTIYSVWGMGGLEDYALHGIENPDLRYDQTLSYPGQVNNSLTCDADISQTFGDEDHLGYFDGDLHSQGLGLESQADLQTAVDGFLVQRTVADPAKTRWTKVFSVLKWFSIKRKVKEKFLGLRYGTGL
- the LOC108479553 gene encoding calmodulin-binding protein 60 A isoform X5 translates to MKLQSVQHLLEPVLEPLIRRVVKEEVELALRKHLNNMKRNGGKEVNSSESRSLQLQFLNNLSLPVFTGARIEAEDCSTIKVAIVDALTGQIVTSGPESSAKVEVVVLEGDFDGDEEDNWAVEEFNNNIVKEREGKKPLLTGDSFLTLTEGIGLVGEISFTDNSSWTRCRRFRLGARVVDGSGGTRVREAKTESFIVRDHRGELYKKHHPPSLSDEVWRLEKIGKDGAFHKRLSRENINTVKDFLTMLCINPPRLRHILGTGMSAKMWEITVEHARTCVLDKRRHVYCPPGSQQKSGVIFNVVGQLTGLLSECQYLTTDKLSETEKIEAQNLVISAFEHWAEVISFDDEASLISSCSKLAKIPCTNSAKTENSNGSKVLASQKMDGYDYAQTSASSPDIISTIYSVWGMGGLEDYALHGIENPDLRYDQTLSYPGQVNNSLTCDADISQTFGDEDHLGYFDGDLHSQGLGLESQADLQTAVDGFLVQRTVADPAKTRWTKVFSVLKWFSIKRKVKEKFLGLRYGTGL
- the LOC108479553 gene encoding calmodulin-binding protein 60 A isoform X1, which encodes MNLIVSRHRYCLAFGVFLLLELVVLMSQKRPQEDGKARPSEGNSPDQDKRRRVPTLRNVVQEVMKLQSVQHLLEPVLEPLIRRVVKEEVELALRKHLNNMKRNGGKEVNSSESRSLQLQFLNNLSLPVFTGARIEAEDCSTIKVAIVDALTGQIVTSGPESSAKVEVVVLEGDFDGDEEDNWAVEEFNNNIVKEREGKKPLLTGDSFLTLTEGIGLVGEISFTDNSSWTRCRRFRLGARVVDGSGGTRVREAKTESFIVRDHRGELYKKHHPPSLSDEVWRLEKIGKDGAFHKRLSRENINTVKDFLTMLCINPPRLRHILGTGMSAKMWEITVEHARTCVLDKRRHVYCPPGSQQKSGVIFNVVGQLTGLLSECQYLTTDKLSETEKIEAQNLVISAFEHWAEVISFDDEASLISSCSKLAKIPCTNSAKTENSNGSKVLASQKMDGYDYAQTSASSPDIISTIYSVWGMGGLEDYALHGIENPDLRYDQTLSYPGQVNNSLTCDADISQTFGDEDHLGYFDGDLHSQGLGLESQADLQTAVDGFLVQRTVADPAKTRWTKVFSVLKWFSIKRKVKEKFLGLRYGTGL
- the LOC108479553 gene encoding calmodulin-binding protein 60 A isoform X4, whose translation is MKRVLRRRSIPDSAKFRQWIGNVVQEVMKLQSVQHLLEPVLEPLIRRVVKEEVELALRKHLNNMKRNGGKEVNSSESRSLQLQFLNNLSLPVFTGARIEAEDCSTIKVAIVDALTGQIVTSGPESSAKVEVVVLEGDFDGDEEDNWAVEEFNNNIVKEREGKKPLLTGDSFLTLTEGIGLVGEISFTDNSSWTRCRRFRLGARVVDGSGGTRVREAKTESFIVRDHRGELYKKHHPPSLSDEVWRLEKIGKDGAFHKRLSRENINTVKDFLTMLCINPPRLRHILGTGMSAKMWEITVEHARTCVLDKRRHVYCPPGSQQKSGVIFNVVGQLTGLLSECQYLTTDKLSETEKIEAQNLVISAFEHWAEVISFDDEASLISSCSKLAKIPCTNSAKTENSNGSKVLASQKMDGYDYAQTSASSPDIISTIYSVWGMGGLEDYALHGIENPDLRYDQTLSYPGQVNNSLTCDADISQTFGDEDHLGYFDGDLHSQGLGLESQADLQTAVDGFLVQRTVADPAKTRWTKVFSVLKWFSIKRKVKEKFLGLRYGTGL